One Ricinus communis isolate WT05 ecotype wild-type chromosome 7, ASM1957865v1, whole genome shotgun sequence genomic region harbors:
- the LOC8260963 gene encoding S-adenosyl-L-methionine:benzoic acid/salicylic acid carboxyl methyltransferase 3 — translation MGFAKDNAVDDTIQLEKVLHMNAGEGDNSYASNSLLQRKVMLKANKVVQESIKELYNKGFSECITMADMGCSSGPNAFIPMWEIIEAIDKTCNQLNRKPPILQVFLNDLPGNDFNSIFKSLPNLYKKLEEEKGKFGPCFIAAMPGSFYGRLFLPHSLHFVHSSYSLHWCSEVPKIPLNKGNIYVAKTSPPSVHKAYLDQFERDFNTFLRSRSAEVIPGGQMVITIIGRDKDMDQSDKYSPTIWELFGIILNDMVSEGLIEESKLDSFNIPLYAASAEEVKNVIEAEGSFNINRLESFHIGWDASIDDHYKASMDKHTRGMWVANCFRAASESILTHHFGGELIDIMFQRFSVGIGEYMEMADGAYTNHVVSMTKA, via the exons ATGGGGTTTGCAAAGGACAACGCCGTTGATGATACTATCCAACTGGAGAAAGTCCTGCACATGAATGCAGGAGAAGGAGACAATAGTTATGCCAGTAACTCCTTACTTCAG AGAAAGGTGATGCTAAAAGCAAACAAGGTTGTACAAGAAAGCATTAAGGAGTTGTACAATAAGGGTTTTTCAGAATGCATAACAATGGCAGACATGGGTTGCTCATCAGGACCCAACGCTTTCATTCCCATGTGGGAGATTATAGAGGCCATTGATAAAACATGCAACCAACTGAACAGAAAACCTCCCATCTTGCAGGTTTTCTTGAATGATCTTCCAGGAAATGACTTCAACTCCATCTTCAAGTCACTGCCAAATTTGTATAAGAAACTTGAGGAAGAGAAAGGGAAGTTCGGGCCTTGTTTTATAGCTGCTATGCCTGGAAGTTTTTATGGAAGGCTCTTCCTGCCACATTCTCTTCACTTCGTTCACTCTTCTTACAGTCTCCACTGGTGCTCAGAG GTACCAAAAATTCCATTAAACAAAGGTAACATATACGTGGCAAAGACGAGTCCTCCTAGTGTCCACAAAGCATATCTAGATCAATTTGAGAGAGACTTCAATACATTTTTAAGATCACGTTCTGCAGAAGTGATACCTGGAGGTCAAATGGTCATAACCATCATTGGCAGAGATAAGGACATGGATCAATCAGATAAATATAGCCCCACCATTTGGGAGCTGTTTGGGATAATACTAAATGACATGGTCTCAGAG GGTTTAATCGAAGAATCAAAGCTGGACTCGTTCAACATTCCACTATATGCAGCTTCAGCAGAAGAAGTGAAAAATGTGATCGAAGCAGAAGGGTCATTTAACATCAATAGGCTTGAATCTTTCCACATAGGCTGGGATGCAAGCATTGATGATCATTACAAAGCCTCTATGGATAAGCATACAAGAGGCATGTGGGTAGCTAACTGTTTTAGGGCTGCATCAGAATCCATTTTAACACATCATTTTGGAGGCGAGCTCATTGATATTATGTTTCAGAGGTTTTCTGTGGGAATAGGAGAGTACATGGAAATGGCGGATGGTGCTTATACCAATCATGTTGTTTCCATGACGAAGGCATGA